In Lodderomyces elongisporus chromosome 1, complete sequence, a genomic segment contains:
- the SNX4 gene encoding intercellular trafficking and secretion (BUSCO:EOG09261PNZ) has translation MASEDQFTSIQWDRDEIERSSDISNNNNNNNNIDSIAEEPIESKPQEQGKAGSFETSQQDTTQGGRKVAKQVENQGLQSDAAGKTGATKNYDENNNDNGNDNTKSNDDNATNDNTDDDPSNSLLIASAKLSEGQIESSQDPATKSVDNDTKEQGRVETTSSTLSNGHGTNGGYNSIPDSAAETTTTVPVDTSYYDKYTIKVSATHPTRDLDASSKPFISYLVTTTTDNPSILKLTKEKAPKSGEQFLTFSVRRRYGDFRYLYESISNDFPTAMIPPLPSKSNIKYLVGDTFSHEFVHKRLHSLDRFLRFIIQHRELSQSSIFHLFISDSGDWNTFTTSLKIKELTTNGEPGGGGGIVNKVVNEDLLTEKVMNFLTSSKHKKETNREILEINDKLKKLYENLLKLDRIFLKLNRKNKELGIDYEQFSSQIQKLSIVQKDSVDENLSIASNFKVFAESLDYFSNSWNELHNYMDESFLVSLKDCSKYIINLTNLIELQHNKRIDLQVLQDYLNKSRNELGNLTGQPHDYPGTSASSYHHGGGSVGGGLVNNTTQLIKDTISTSATPYIGSTSSENKIHKLQNRIAQLEDEITLQTKLVNEFTNKIINDEYPNWDRFNKLELKDAMLGLCDKQIEFYSGLADNWTSIEAKLTRRLEELN, from the coding sequence ATGGCTTCTGAAGACCAGTTCACATCCATCCAATGGGACAGggatgaaattgaaaggtCTTCCGATataagcaacaacaacaacaacaacaacaacattgaTTCAATTGCTGAAGAACCTATAGAATCAAAGCCACAAGAGCAAGGGAAGGCGGGATCCTTTGAGACAAGTCAGCAGGATACCACTCAGGGTGGAAGAAAAGTGGCTAAGCAAGTCGAGAACCAGGGTTTACAGCTGGACGCTGCCGGAAAGACGGGAGCAACAAAAAACTACGATGAGaacaataatgataatggtAATGATAACACTAAAAgcaatgatgataatgcCACTAACGATAACACCGATGATGACCCAAGCAACTCCTTGCTTATAGCTTCTGCTAAGCTAAGTGAAGGTCAAATAGAGTCGTCTCAAGATCCAGCAACTAAATCAGTAGATAATGACACTAAAGAACAAGGACGCGTTGAAACAACTTCCTCTACATTATCCAATGGACATGGCACTAATGGTGGTTATAATAGTATCCCAGATTCCGCCGCTGAAACTACGACAACTGTACCAGTGGATACTTCATATTACGACAAGTACACAATAAAAGTGTCTGCCACTCATCCTACTCGTGACTTGGACGCATCTTCCAAGCCATTTATCTCATACCTTGTCACCACTACAACAGACAACCCTTCAATTCTCAAACTcacaaaggaaaaagcgCCTAAATCTGGAGAACAATTTTTAACATTTTCCGTACGTAGAAGGTACGGAGATTTTAGATACTTGTATGAAAGCATCAGCAATGACTTTCCAACTGCAATGATTCCGCCATTACCTTCGAAGCTGAATATAAAATACCTTGTAGGTGACACTTTTAGCCATGAATTTGTCCACAAAAGACTACACTCGCTTGATCGTTTCTTGCGGTTTATCATTCAGCACAGAGAATTGTCACAACTGTCAattttccatctttttATTAGCGACAGCGGTGATTGGAATACTTTTACCACGTCATTGAAGATTAAAGAATTAACCACAAATGGCGAACCAGGCGGGGGAGGAGGTATCGTTAACAAAGTTGTCAATGAAGATCTCTTAACCGAAAAAGTAATGAATTTTTTGACCTCATCAAAGCACAAAAAGGAGACAAATCGAGAAATATTGGAAATAAATGACAAACTCAAGAAATTGTATGAGAATTTGTTAAAGTTGGACCGGATTTTTCTTAAATTGAATcgaaagaataaagaattgGGTATTGACTATGAACAGTTTTCGAGCCAGATTCAAAAATTGTCAATTGTGCAAAAGGACTCTGTCGATGAAAACTTGTCGATTGCATCCAACTTTAAGGTATTTGCCGAATCTTTAGACTATTTTCTGAACTCGTGGAATGAACTTCACAACTATATGGATGAGTCTTTTCTAGTTCTGTTGAAAGATTGTTCAAAATACATCATTAACCTTACAAACTTGATTGAATTACAACACAACAAGCGCATTGATTTGCAAGTACTACAAGACTATTTAAACAAGAGCAGGAACGAGCTTGGCAATTTAACTGGACAGCCACATGATTATCCTGGAACATCAGCATCTTCATATCATCACGGCGGTGGTAGCGTTGGTGGAGGTTTGGTTAACAACACAACGCAATTGATCAAAGATACAATCTCTACCTCAGCAACTCCATACATTGGTTCTACTTCGTCTGAAAATAAGATCCataaattgcaaaatagaATTGCTCAACTAGAAGATGAGATCACCTTGCAAACGAAATTGGTTAATGAAttcacaaacaaaatcatcaacGACGAGTACCCCAATTGGGATAGGTTCAATAAATTGGAATTGAAAGATGCAATGCTTGGACTTTGTGATAAGCAGATTGAGTTTTACAGTGGTCTAGCTGATAACTGGACTAGCATTGAGGCAAAACTTACAAGAAGATTAGAagaactcaactag
- the DCW1 gene encoding hydrolase 76 protein (CAZy:GH76) has protein sequence MKSRSVSCFITFCFLTLTQAIWLDTNNDTTIREDCALIADGILDYYDGYNYGGTIGEFVAPYYWWEAGGAWGSLIDYTFFFENDTYVPLIKQALLYQVGDDNNYIPLNQSTTEGNDDQGFWGIAVMGAAERNFSNPDSDEISWLGLAQAVFNTMTARWDSADCNGGLRWQIFQWNSGYDYKNSVSNGCLFHLAARLARFTGNDSYVEWAERVWNWMYGAGLLTEGNEWFVYDGVKIANNCSNITKYQWTYNQGLMLAGCAYLYNYTEEEKWLNYTKNLLHSSRVFFMNKTGSMVMYEAACQPGYTCNNDQRSFKAYFSRFLGLTSVLVPETEPTINKWLVDSANGAAGSCSGGSDGHTCGLSWTNWTVGWDGLYGLGEQMSALEVMQNLMSTKRPAPYTANDGGSSKSHPASGYGTTKANAQPLSLDGGDKAGAGIITAVIGISIIGCGVWLIL, from the coding sequence atgaaatcgAGGCTGGTCTCCTGTTTCATCACATTTTGCTTCCTTACGCTTACACAAGCCATATGGCTCGACACAAATAATGACACAACAATTAGAGAAGATTGCGCTTTGATCGCAGATGGTATATTAGATTATTACGATGGCTACAACTATGGTGGAACCATTGGTGAGTTTGTTGCGCCATATTATTGGTGGGAAGCTGGTGGAGCTTGGGGTTCGCTCATCGACtacacttttttctttgaaaatGACACTTATGTCCCTTTGATTAAGCAAGCGTTGCTTTATCAAGTCGGCGACGATAACAACTATATCCCATTAAACCAGAGTACTACTGAAGGTAATGATGACCAAGGCTTTTGGGGAATCGCAGTTATGGGTGCAGCAGAAAGAAATTTTAGTAATCCAGACAGTGATGAAATTAGTTGGTTAGGCTTGGCACAAGCTGTTTTCAACACAATGACTGCTAGATGGGACTCTGCAGATTGTAATGGAGGCTTGAGATGGCAGATTTTCCAATGGAATTCCGGATATGACTACAAGAATTCGGTTTCCAATGGGTGCTTGTTCCATTTGGCAGCTAGGTTGGCCAGGTTTACTGGTAATGACTCATATGTTGAGTGGGCGGAACGTGTTTGGAATTGGATGTATGGTGCTGGTTTGCTCACTGAAGGCAATGAGTGGTTTGTTTATGATGGTGTTAAGATTGCAAACAATTGTTCCAACATTACTAAATACCAATGGACTTATAATCAAGGACTCATGCTTGCGGGCTGTGCATATCTTTACAACTACaccgaagaagaaaaatggcTCAACTACACCAAAAATTTATTACACAGTTCCCGGGTGTTTTTTATGAACAAAACGGGTAGTATGGTTATGTACGAGGCAGCATGCCAACCGGGATATACATGTAACAATGATCAAAGATCATTTAAAGCATATTTCTCGAGATTTTTGGGCTTGACGTCAGTGTTGGTACCCGAAACAGAGCCCACTATCAATAAATGGTTAGTCGACTCTGCCAATGGAGCTGCAGGCTCTTGTTCGGGAGGATCCGATGGACACACATGTGGTCTTTCTTGGACAAACTGGACTGTCGGTTGGGATGGATTGTATGGATTGGGCGAACAAATGTCTGCGTTGGAAGTTATGCAAAACCTCATGTCAACAAAGAGACCCGCACCTTATACTGCAAACGACGGTGGTTCTTCAAAATCTCATCCAGCGAGCGGATACGGTACTACAAAGGCTAACGCACAACCTTTGAGCTTGGATGGTGGAGACAAGGCAGGTGCTGGTATCATCACTGCGGTCATTGGTATCTCCATCATCGGCTGTGGAGTGTGGCTTATTCTTTAG